In Vibrio alginolyticus NBRC 15630 = ATCC 17749, one genomic interval encodes:
- a CDS encoding formate/nitrite transporter family protein yields MSTDFKPAEFVQTMINVGEAKTNTSTRDLLLRGTMAGVILSLAVVVAITAIVQTGIGLVGALVFPVGFVILSVMGYDLVTGVFGLAPLAKFANRPGITWGRIFRCWGLVGLGNLIGSLIVAYLVAISLTGNFSLELNAVAKKFVAVSTARSLGFENMGMDGWITCFVRGIFCNLMVCLGVIGNMTARSVSGRVAMMWFPIFIFFALVFEHTVVNMFLFPLGMILGADFGIATWLNFNLIPTILGNIVGGLVMTCIPLYLTHAKTAPSINAEEEVKAQPAMAK; encoded by the coding sequence ATGTCTACTGATTTTAAGCCTGCAGAATTCGTGCAAACCATGATCAATGTTGGTGAAGCGAAAACCAATACAAGCACGCGAGATCTTCTGCTTCGCGGTACGATGGCTGGCGTTATTCTTTCGCTTGCGGTGGTGGTTGCTATTACCGCGATTGTACAAACGGGTATCGGTCTTGTAGGAGCACTTGTTTTCCCCGTTGGTTTCGTAATTCTAAGTGTGATGGGGTATGACCTAGTAACCGGTGTTTTTGGTCTAGCGCCTCTGGCTAAGTTTGCTAACCGTCCGGGCATCACTTGGGGTCGTATCTTCCGTTGTTGGGGGCTTGTAGGCTTGGGTAACCTTATCGGTTCTCTGATCGTTGCTTACCTAGTGGCTATCTCTCTAACAGGTAACTTCTCTCTAGAACTGAATGCAGTAGCGAAGAAATTTGTCGCTGTTTCTACCGCGCGTAGCCTTGGTTTTGAAAACATGGGTATGGACGGATGGATCACGTGTTTCGTACGCGGCATCTTCTGTAACCTAATGGTATGTCTAGGCGTTATCGGCAACATGACAGCACGTTCAGTATCTGGTCGCGTAGCAATGATGTGGTTCCCAATCTTCATCTTCTTCGCTCTAGTATTCGAGCACACAGTAGTAAACATGTTCCTATTCCCACTAGGTATGATTCTAGGTGCGGATTTTGGTATCGCGACTTGGTTGAACTTCAACCTTATCCCAACCATCCTAGGTAACATTGTTGGTGGTCTAGTAATGACTTGTATTCCACTGTACCTAACTCACGCTAAAACTGCGCCTTCTATCAATGCTGAAGAAGAAGTAAAAGCGCAACCTG
- the nirD gene encoding nitrite reductase small subunit NirD: MSFEKICQISDIVPGTGVCALVDGQQVAVFRPTQAEEVLAISNTDPFFQSNVLSRGLICEHQGELWVASPLKKQRFNLTTGACMEDERFSVKAYKTRVTNGEVEISA, encoded by the coding sequence ATGTCATTTGAAAAGATTTGCCAAATAAGCGACATCGTACCGGGCACGGGTGTTTGTGCACTGGTTGATGGTCAGCAAGTTGCGGTATTCCGCCCAACACAAGCAGAAGAAGTGCTGGCGATCAGCAACACAGACCCGTTCTTCCAATCAAACGTGCTTTCTCGCGGTTTGATCTGTGAGCACCAAGGCGAGCTTTGGGTGGCTAGCCCACTTAAGAAGCAACGCTTTAACCTGACAACAGGTGCGTGCATGGAAGACGAGCGTTTTAGCGTGAAAGCGTACAAAACCCGCGTAACAAACGGCGAAGTAGAAATCTCTGCGTAA
- the nirB gene encoding nitrite reductase large subunit NirB: protein MSKLKLVVIGNGMVGHRYIEDLVEKADMSNIDITVFCEEPRVAYDRVHLSSYFSHHTADELSLVKEGFYEKHGINMLIGERAININRENRIVYSSTGREVQYDKLILATGSFPFVPPIKGHESKDCFVYRTIEDLKAIEACAKKSKSGVVVGGGLLGLEAAGALKALGVETHVVEFAPKLMAEQLDLAGGNQLRQKIERMGVNVHTSKNTLEIAAEGTNARNVMRFADGSELETDFIVFSAGIRPQDKLARQMELEVAPRGGVAINDHCQTSDENIYAIGECASWNEMFYGLVAPGYKMATVAVDHLLGNTESKFEGADMSAKLKLLGVKVGSIGDANGRTEGCKSYVYQNEEQEVYKRLIVSKDNKKLLGAVMVGDTSDYGDLLQLMLNEIDLPEHPDALILPAHADAEKPALGADALPESAVICSCFDVTKGKIAQAVADGHHTLGDIKAVTGAGTGCGGCIPLVTSVLNAELAKSGIEVKNDVCEHFAYSRQELFHLIRIEEIKTFDELLEKYGKGYGCEVCKPLAGSILASCWGEHILKPQLVKLHDTNDNFLGNIQKDGTYSVIPRMAGGEVTPQALSALANVAAEYNLYTKVTGAQRIGLFGAQKDDLPEIWRKLIDAGFETGQAYAKALRMAKTCVGSTWCRYGVQDSVGLGSYIENRYKGIRTPHKMKFGVSGCTRECAEAQGKDLGIIATDAGWNMYVCGNGGMKPRHADLLASDLDKETLIKYIDRFMMFYIRTAAPLQRTSVWMENMEGGVDYLREVIVEDKLGINAQLEADVAKLVDEYECEWTATINDESQLTRFAHFINSDKRDENVVFVQEREQHRPATFTEKHPEAKGDILHVAITEA from the coding sequence ATGAGCAAGTTGAAGCTAGTAGTCATCGGTAACGGTATGGTAGGGCACCGTTATATTGAAGACTTAGTCGAGAAAGCTGATATGTCTAATATAGACATTACGGTTTTCTGTGAAGAACCTCGTGTCGCATACGACCGTGTGCACCTTTCCTCTTACTTTTCTCACCATACTGCAGATGAACTTTCTTTAGTAAAAGAAGGCTTCTACGAGAAACACGGTATTAACATGCTGATCGGCGAACGCGCGATTAACATCAACCGTGAAAACCGCATTGTTTACTCAAGCACTGGCCGTGAAGTTCAATACGACAAGCTGATTCTTGCTACTGGCTCATTCCCATTTGTTCCACCTATCAAAGGTCACGAAAGCAAAGACTGTTTTGTTTACCGTACTATCGAAGATCTTAAAGCGATCGAAGCGTGTGCGAAGAAGAGCAAATCAGGCGTTGTTGTCGGTGGTGGTCTGCTAGGCCTTGAAGCAGCAGGCGCACTGAAAGCACTGGGTGTAGAAACGCACGTTGTTGAGTTCGCGCCAAAACTAATGGCTGAGCAACTTGACCTGGCTGGTGGTAACCAGCTTCGTCAAAAGATCGAGCGTATGGGCGTGAACGTTCACACCAGCAAAAATACGCTTGAGATTGCGGCAGAAGGCACAAACGCACGCAATGTTATGCGTTTTGCTGACGGTTCAGAGCTAGAAACAGACTTCATCGTATTCTCTGCAGGTATTCGTCCACAAGACAAACTAGCACGTCAAATGGAGCTAGAAGTGGCACCTCGTGGCGGTGTTGCTATTAACGACCATTGTCAGACTTCTGATGAGAACATCTACGCTATCGGTGAATGTGCGTCTTGGAACGAAATGTTCTACGGCCTTGTTGCTCCTGGTTACAAGATGGCGACAGTTGCTGTTGATCACCTACTAGGTAACACAGAAAGCAAATTCGAAGGCGCTGACATGTCTGCGAAGCTGAAACTTCTAGGTGTAAAAGTAGGTTCAATCGGTGACGCGAACGGTCGTACTGAAGGTTGTAAGAGTTACGTTTACCAGAACGAAGAACAAGAAGTCTACAAACGTCTTATCGTTTCTAAAGACAACAAGAAACTGCTTGGCGCGGTTATGGTTGGCGATACGTCTGACTACGGCGACCTGCTTCAACTTATGTTGAACGAAATCGACCTACCAGAACACCCAGATGCGTTGATCCTTCCTGCACACGCAGACGCTGAGAAACCAGCACTAGGTGCAGATGCTCTACCAGAAAGTGCAGTGATCTGCTCTTGTTTCGACGTAACCAAAGGCAAGATCGCACAAGCGGTTGCTGATGGTCACCACACATTGGGCGACATCAAAGCCGTGACGGGCGCGGGTACAGGCTGTGGTGGTTGTATTCCCCTAGTGACGTCTGTTCTAAATGCTGAGCTTGCTAAATCTGGTATCGAAGTGAAGAACGACGTGTGTGAGCACTTTGCATACTCACGCCAAGAGCTGTTCCACCTAATCCGTATTGAAGAGATCAAAACGTTTGATGAGCTTCTAGAGAAATACGGTAAAGGTTACGGCTGTGAAGTTTGTAAACCACTGGCTGGTTCTATCTTGGCTTCTTGCTGGGGTGAGCACATCCTTAAGCCACAACTGGTTAAGCTGCACGACACGAACGATAACTTCCTAGGTAACATCCAAAAAGACGGTACTTACTCTGTTATCCCACGTATGGCGGGTGGTGAAGTAACACCTCAAGCACTGAGTGCACTAGCGAACGTCGCAGCAGAATACAACCTATACACCAAAGTAACCGGTGCTCAACGTATTGGTCTGTTTGGTGCTCAAAAAGACGATCTTCCAGAGATCTGGCGCAAGCTTATCGACGCTGGTTTCGAAACAGGTCAAGCGTACGCAAAAGCACTTCGTATGGCGAAGACATGTGTGGGCTCTACTTGGTGTCGTTACGGTGTTCAAGACTCTGTTGGTCTAGGTTCTTACATCGAGAACCGTTACAAAGGCATTCGTACACCTCATAAGATGAAGTTCGGTGTTTCTGGCTGTACTCGTGAGTGTGCGGAAGCACAAGGTAAAGACCTTGGTATTATCGCGACTGACGCAGGTTGGAACATGTACGTATGTGGTAACGGTGGTATGAAACCTCGTCACGCAGACCTACTTGCAAGTGACCTAGATAAAGAAACGCTAATCAAGTACATCGACCGCTTCATGATGTTCTACATCCGTACTGCTGCGCCACTACAACGCACATCAGTTTGGATGGAAAACATGGAAGGTGGCGTTGACTACCTACGCGAAGTGATTGTTGAAGACAAACTTGGCATCAACGCTCAACTAGAAGCAGACGTAGCGAAGCTTGTCGACGAGTACGAGTGTGAGTGGACTGCGACCATCAACGACGAATCACAACTGACTCGTTTCGCGCACTTCATCAACTCTGACAAGCGCGATGAAAACGTCGTGTTTGTACAAGAGCGTGAACAGCACCGCCCAGCAACCTTCACGGAAAAACACCCTGAAGCGAAAGGCGACATCCTACACGTAGCGATCACTGAAGCATAA
- the rnk gene encoding nucleoside diphosphate kinase regulator: protein MSENNSIYISSLDMNRITALLDKMPNIAAELVELEAELDRATVLEPEQMPDNVVTMNSTVEFKFSGEDRTMTKTLVYPSELKSSDDISIFAPVGSALIGLSVGQKLDWPMPNNQVKTIEIVDITYQPERCGALNR, encoded by the coding sequence ATGTCAGAAAACAATTCTATCTACATCTCAAGCTTAGATATGAACCGAATCACGGCTTTGTTGGATAAAATGCCAAACATCGCAGCGGAGCTTGTGGAATTAGAAGCAGAGCTCGACCGAGCAACAGTTCTTGAGCCAGAACAAATGCCAGATAACGTGGTCACGATGAACTCGACTGTAGAGTTTAAATTTTCAGGTGAAGATAGAACCATGACAAAGACACTGGTTTACCCTTCTGAACTGAAAAGCAGTGATGATATCTCTATTTTTGCACCCGTAGGCAGCGCACTGATCGGTTTGTCTGTCGGCCAAAAACTTGACTGGCCAATGCCAAATAATCAAGTGAAGACAATTGAAATTGTCGATATCACATACCAACCTGAGCGTTGTGGTGCACTAAACCGCTAA
- a CDS encoding GGDEF domain-containing protein, with the protein MEEYLTRIACLEKENEELKRKNARLQEKLNAALDSNGLCLWEQHIPSGTLTIFNMQWGKMLGYQPHELTATVETWKNNLHPEDYDLAVGAFEDHLAGKTDLYEVVHRMIHKDGSDSWVYDRGRIVEYGSDGEPLRMMGTHIDITKEKRYEQQLAKLASSDPLTGLLNRKAIEENFNHQPQTEPSQQSALVFVDIDNFKAVNDQLGHHTGDTLLINIANSLTELASSKSQVGRIGGDEFVILNWHSSREEISQLCNQLLDSIIPAMNQDLHKVTIGMSIGVCLFNKGKQPFNEVYQKADHAMYEIKKNGKNGVQFFNLKS; encoded by the coding sequence ATGGAAGAATATCTAACTCGAATTGCCTGCTTAGAAAAAGAAAATGAAGAGCTGAAGCGGAAGAATGCGCGACTACAAGAAAAGTTGAATGCTGCACTCGACAGTAATGGACTGTGTTTGTGGGAGCAGCATATTCCTTCAGGTACTTTGACGATATTCAATATGCAGTGGGGAAAAATGCTAGGTTATCAGCCCCATGAGTTAACCGCGACGGTTGAAACGTGGAAAAACAATCTCCACCCTGAAGATTATGATCTTGCGGTGGGTGCATTTGAAGATCACCTAGCAGGCAAGACCGACCTTTATGAGGTAGTGCATCGCATGATTCATAAAGACGGCAGTGATAGCTGGGTCTACGATCGAGGGCGCATCGTCGAGTATGGTTCTGATGGCGAACCACTACGGATGATGGGTACTCATATCGATATTACAAAAGAAAAGCGTTATGAGCAGCAACTGGCCAAGTTGGCTTCGAGTGATCCATTGACTGGATTGTTAAATAGAAAAGCAATTGAGGAAAACTTTAATCATCAACCTCAAACCGAACCGTCTCAGCAGTCTGCTTTAGTGTTTGTTGATATAGATAATTTTAAAGCAGTTAACGACCAGCTAGGCCATCATACTGGCGACACCCTCCTCATCAATATCGCCAATAGCTTAACAGAGCTTGCGTCAAGCAAGTCTCAAGTTGGACGCATAGGAGGCGATGAATTTGTTATCTTAAACTGGCATTCAAGTCGAGAGGAAATATCCCAACTTTGCAATCAACTCTTAGATTCAATCATTCCAGCGATGAATCAAGACTTACATAAAGTAACGATAGGAATGAGTATCGGTGTTTGTCTCTTTAACAAAGGAAAGCAACCGTTTAATGAAGTGTATCAAAAAGCCGATCACGCAATGTATGAGATAAAGAAAAATGGCAAAAATGGAGTACAATTTTTCAACTTAAAAAGTTGA
- a CDS encoding ABC transporter substrate-binding protein: MDTKQISTVIIILVLSALVVAYLKLTTVSNAIHKPTTIGISKTPLSAPFIIAEHIGAFEENDLNVELIMCFGGVECSNLLLENHVNYATFSESVLMFKSFEYKDLALITSFASSTNDIKLLTKKRSGIESIDKLPGKKVGVIKKSASEYYLDLLLQVNDIDLEKVEKISSTTQVIINHLMQGNVDAISTWEPYGFMAKNRINEEVKNIGIIGVYKLYFLLVSKEIHIEKSDQEVMKIIKSLHHSINWMDKNPHLTMKILSQKLNTTVEEISWSWDDYNFRLNLTNSLLFTLQSEANWALKQNYVEGQIPNYRKIFKENYINSYFDGLD; the protein is encoded by the coding sequence ATGGATACAAAACAGATTTCTACAGTTATCATAATTTTAGTTCTTTCTGCATTAGTAGTTGCTTATTTAAAGTTAACAACGGTATCAAATGCTATCCACAAACCTACAACAATCGGTATATCTAAGACGCCTCTGTCAGCCCCTTTTATCATTGCAGAGCACATAGGTGCGTTTGAAGAAAACGATTTAAACGTCGAACTTATCATGTGCTTTGGAGGGGTCGAATGTTCAAACCTACTTCTAGAAAACCATGTTAATTACGCCACTTTTTCTGAAAGCGTACTGATGTTTAAAAGCTTTGAATACAAAGATTTAGCATTAATCACTTCTTTTGCATCTTCTACGAATGATATTAAGCTGCTAACTAAAAAGCGGTCTGGCATAGAAAGTATAGATAAATTACCAGGAAAAAAGGTTGGTGTAATAAAAAAGAGCGCTAGCGAATATTACTTAGACTTGTTGCTACAGGTAAATGACATTGATTTAGAAAAAGTAGAAAAAATATCATCAACAACGCAGGTTATTATAAATCATTTAATGCAAGGAAACGTCGATGCAATATCTACTTGGGAGCCATACGGATTTATGGCCAAGAATAGAATAAATGAAGAAGTAAAGAACATAGGAATTATTGGCGTGTATAAACTTTACTTTTTGCTTGTATCAAAAGAAATACACATTGAAAAATCAGATCAAGAAGTAATGAAAATAATAAAGTCACTTCATCACTCAATTAACTGGATGGATAAAAACCCTCATTTAACAATGAAAATACTATCACAAAAACTTAACACAACAGTTGAAGAAATATCTTGGAGTTGGGATGATTATAACTTTCGATTAAATTTAACGAATTCTTTATTATTTACATTACAATCAGAAGCTAATTGGGCATTAAAACAAAACTATGTAGAAGGACAGATTCCAAATTACAGAAAAATATTTAAAGAAAACTATATCAATTCATATTTTGATGGTCTAGATTAA
- a CDS encoding GGDEF domain-containing protein produces MDIQISLESLSSYLWAYTQNRGKNNFTQFMISHNKLNELLSQNEDVLYLTKDLKKMNLELYFLVQYENNHLLDKDRHYDSVVNYNKSNPVIQSRINIVSQDMNNEIIYIYKKILNNKSTKLQNLNYYTQAGIIFISLVVMLLCFYIKIKFKRSFQRFINGIKQLSRSNFDYKIPSENQFTEFENLSCYFNKMAALLNHTTISKSKLKEEVENQTSVLNRQKESLVFLSEHDSLTNIYNRRAIEKHLIQLTRNFRGSENSFSLFFIDLNLFKDINDSHGHEAGDAVLKSVASRLSSIIDESDMVGRFGGDEFIIIHRSHTTGTSLSACALRYIQEIEKVIHFKGKELCVGASIGIALYPEHGSNVHELLTAADKSMYQSKRSKASSFTIVDNSSSLLKRPMF; encoded by the coding sequence ATGGACATACAAATATCATTAGAGTCATTAAGTAGTTATCTTTGGGCTTACACTCAAAATAGGGGAAAAAACAATTTCACACAATTCATGATTTCTCATAACAAATTAAACGAATTATTATCTCAAAATGAAGATGTTTTATACCTTACTAAAGACCTAAAAAAAATGAATCTCGAACTGTATTTTTTAGTTCAATACGAAAATAATCATTTACTAGACAAAGATCGCCATTATGATTCAGTCGTAAATTATAATAAATCAAATCCTGTCATACAATCCAGAATAAACATTGTATCCCAGGATATGAATAATGAAATAATATATATTTATAAAAAAATACTTAATAATAAGTCTACAAAACTACAAAATTTAAATTATTACACTCAAGCAGGTATTATTTTTATCTCTCTGGTTGTTATGCTATTATGCTTTTATATAAAAATAAAGTTCAAGAGAAGCTTTCAAAGGTTTATAAATGGAATAAAACAATTAAGCAGGTCAAATTTTGACTATAAAATCCCTTCAGAAAATCAATTCACGGAATTTGAAAATCTGTCTTGTTACTTCAATAAAATGGCGGCATTGTTAAACCACACAACAATATCAAAATCAAAACTTAAAGAAGAAGTAGAGAATCAAACTTCAGTTCTAAATCGTCAAAAAGAAAGTTTGGTATTTTTGTCTGAGCACGACTCCTTAACTAATATCTACAATCGTCGAGCAATAGAAAAACATTTGATCCAGCTTACGCGTAATTTCAGAGGCAGTGAGAATAGTTTTAGTTTGTTTTTTATAGATTTAAATTTATTTAAGGATATTAACGATAGCCATGGCCATGAGGCAGGTGATGCAGTGTTAAAATCTGTAGCTAGTAGATTATCAAGTATTATCGACGAATCAGACATGGTAGGCCGCTTTGGTGGAGATGAATTTATTATTATTCATCGTTCACACACAACAGGTACGTCTCTGTCTGCATGTGCACTACGCTATATCCAAGAAATAGAAAAAGTAATTCATTTTAAAGGTAAAGAGTTATGCGTCGGAGCTAGCATTGGTATTGCACTCTATCCTGAGCATGGGTCGAATGTACATGAATTATTAACAGCGGCAGACAAGTCTATGTATCAGTCAAAACGTTCTAAAGCTAGCTCGTTCACTATTGTCGACAACAGCAGTTCGCTGTTAAAGAGGCCTATGTTTTAA
- a CDS encoding LLM class flavin-dependent oxidoreductase — protein sequence MSFPRLSVLDLAPVSDGTNFTETFERSVELAQSIESWGYHRFWMAEHHNMPDIASAATSVLLSHIGAHTNSIRLGSGGIMLPNHAPLVIAEQFGTLEALYPGRIDLGLGRAPGTDYQTMHALRREPEHMDPDFEELLEELNFFLGPVSRNQPVAAYPGNNTSLPIWLLGSSTYSARLAAKRGLPFAFAAHFAPDAMSRALNFYRDEFVPSEHLAQPYVMICANVIVADTQSHADFLATTEKQKFLKMIRGNREKLRAPVKSMAPLWSAQEKLHVETQLRESIHGDQTYVRQKIEKLLERTGADEIMVNTMVFEQSEKLRSYRLLSELMDK from the coding sequence ATGTCTTTTCCTCGTTTATCTGTTCTGGATTTGGCACCCGTGTCCGACGGAACAAACTTCACCGAAACGTTCGAACGCTCCGTTGAATTAGCTCAATCAATCGAGTCCTGGGGCTATCATCGGTTTTGGATGGCTGAACACCATAACATGCCCGACATCGCCAGTGCCGCAACCAGTGTATTACTCAGTCATATTGGAGCGCACACGAACTCGATCCGTTTAGGATCAGGTGGAATCATGTTACCTAACCATGCACCACTAGTTATTGCAGAGCAATTCGGAACGTTAGAGGCATTATACCCTGGTCGTATTGACCTCGGATTAGGACGCGCACCAGGCACCGACTACCAAACAATGCATGCATTAAGGCGGGAACCAGAGCATATGGATCCTGACTTTGAAGAGCTGTTGGAGGAACTTAATTTCTTTCTTGGTCCCGTATCTCGAAATCAACCAGTCGCGGCTTATCCAGGTAACAACACATCTCTGCCGATTTGGCTTCTGGGGTCGAGTACATACAGCGCACGTTTAGCAGCTAAGAGAGGCTTACCTTTCGCATTTGCTGCACACTTTGCTCCAGATGCAATGTCTCGTGCTCTAAACTTTTATCGAGATGAGTTTGTCCCATCCGAGCATTTAGCTCAACCCTATGTGATGATTTGTGCCAACGTTATCGTAGCGGATACTCAGTCACATGCAGATTTTCTCGCAACAACAGAGAAGCAAAAATTCTTAAAAATGATTCGCGGCAATCGCGAAAAACTTCGCGCACCAGTGAAAAGTATGGCACCACTATGGTCAGCACAGGAAAAGCTTCACGTTGAAACTCAATTACGTGAATCTATCCATGGTGATCAAACATATGTAAGACAGAAAATTGAGAAACTTTTGGAACGCACTGGGGCAGATGAAATTATGGTAAACACGATGGTGTTTGAACAATCTGAGAAGTTGAGATCCTACAGGTTACTATCGGAACTCATGGACAAGTAA
- a CDS encoding CHAD domain-containing protein translates to MFRKPSFHLPLHADSELDFVVPHFFLTEFDYARSLEQGVIDDLDPEYTHQYRVTLRRIRSLCSLLRELIPPFEQRILKPHLRIMMKKTNKLRDLDVFILDKNQYIEMLPNHKSSLEQLFCFIESERAYEQAKVTRWLDTQEYTTHCTLIRNSMLRSTQHEPVDSNVPALLFASQKISVQFKKVDKARRKISDKSRDSVIHSMRIKCKALRYLLEGFSTLYPSQQHKNNVKQLKLLQDKLGDFNDTSSQIEFFAQLKETANLNKQDRKALKKLINVLSEHHELSRQTILTHLSQFESFIRDSNTQNLYRP, encoded by the coding sequence ATGTTTCGAAAACCATCATTTCACTTACCCTTACATGCCGACTCCGAACTCGACTTCGTAGTGCCCCACTTCTTCCTTACTGAATTTGATTATGCACGCTCTCTGGAGCAGGGAGTCATCGACGACTTGGATCCTGAATATACACACCAATATCGCGTCACACTGAGGCGCATACGCTCACTATGCTCACTACTTCGCGAACTGATCCCTCCTTTTGAACAGCGTATTTTGAAACCTCATTTAAGAATAATGATGAAGAAAACAAATAAGCTGCGTGATTTGGACGTATTTATCTTGGACAAAAACCAATACATTGAAATGCTCCCAAATCACAAATCGTCTCTTGAGCAACTTTTTTGCTTTATAGAATCTGAACGTGCTTACGAACAAGCAAAAGTTACGCGTTGGCTAGATACACAAGAATACACAACGCACTGCACTTTGATCAGGAATAGTATGTTGCGAAGTACGCAACACGAACCAGTGGATAGCAACGTACCTGCGTTACTTTTCGCAAGCCAAAAAATCTCCGTTCAATTTAAAAAAGTTGATAAAGCACGACGCAAAATCTCGGACAAAAGTCGTGACAGCGTGATTCATTCGATGCGGATAAAGTGCAAAGCGCTTCGTTATTTGTTAGAAGGATTTTCCACGCTCTATCCTTCCCAACAGCACAAAAACAACGTGAAACAACTAAAACTATTGCAAGACAAGCTCGGTGACTTTAACGACACTTCAAGTCAAATTGAATTTTTCGCACAACTCAAAGAAACAGCAAATCTCAATAAACAAGATCGTAAGGCTTTGAAAAAGCTAATTAACGTGCTTAGCGAACATCATGAACTCTCTCGCCAAACCATCTTGACGCATTTAAGCCAGTTTGAGTCTTTCATTCGCGATTCCAATACACAAAATCTCTACCGACCCTAA
- a CDS encoding lipase family protein has protein sequence MKPLKRYQYERYAVLCNLAYPRVFRQTQYGFDPNAQRVIRNEHGKIMIRVLWSKKQSEVVVVIKGSHSISDWLLNFAMWTRSCRRLGLNYRIHAGFYHLLFQESLPSRNEDRLGLTVIERLEGIVVPLILRGKRITITGHSSGGAIGSVFADYIEKKYPKSIKRVVTFGQPAVGDWTFKKRYRLGHKTYRICCDIDIVTFMPPVPFLYWHVGKMLWLYNGRIYENTPTLIRLGRSLFSWLMRPFSYHFMSKYIRDKDFFDER, from the coding sequence GTGAAACCATTAAAACGATACCAATACGAGCGCTATGCGGTGCTTTGTAATCTCGCCTACCCTCGCGTCTTCAGACAAACTCAATATGGATTCGATCCTAATGCGCAACGAGTCATTAGAAATGAACACGGTAAGATTATGATTCGCGTGCTCTGGAGTAAAAAACAGAGTGAAGTGGTCGTAGTGATTAAAGGCTCACACAGTATCAGTGATTGGTTGTTGAACTTCGCGATGTGGACGAGAAGCTGTCGAAGGTTGGGACTAAACTATCGCATTCACGCGGGTTTCTATCATCTGTTGTTCCAAGAAAGTTTACCGAGCCGGAATGAAGATCGGTTAGGGTTGACCGTGATCGAACGCCTCGAAGGTATCGTTGTACCGCTCATTCTTAGGGGAAAAAGAATCACTATTACTGGCCACTCTTCAGGTGGCGCGATTGGCAGTGTTTTTGCTGACTATATTGAGAAAAAATACCCAAAAAGCATTAAACGCGTGGTCACTTTCGGACAGCCCGCTGTCGGGGATTGGACGTTTAAGAAACGCTACCGTTTGGGGCACAAAACATACAGGATTTGTTGCGACATCGACATCGTGACCTTTATGCCGCCCGTACCTTTTTTGTATTGGCATGTAGGCAAAATGCTATGGTTATATAACGGGAGAATATACGAGAACACCCCAACGCTCATACGGCTTGGGCGCTCCTTATTTAGTTGGTTAATGCGACCGTTCTCTTATCACTTTATGAGTAAATACATTCGCGACAAAGACTTTTTTGATGAACGCTGA